One genomic segment of Pueribacillus theae includes these proteins:
- a CDS encoding TRAP transporter small permease, with protein MKVVKWLDKNLEIFFMSFGLLVLVIIMGSQIFMRYVLNASLSWPEEISRYLFIWVAFIGISYAVKIDSHLKIDIVLEFVSRKVQVVFAVIRDLSFLIFSIFMIAGGIDVYDALASTMQTSPAMGIPFKFIYLALPVGFALTVFRIIQKYISVLRYKQPLLQNHNENIGGGV; from the coding sequence ATGAAGGTTGTCAAATGGCTCGACAAAAATTTAGAAATATTTTTCATGTCATTTGGATTGTTAGTTCTCGTTATTATTATGGGTTCACAAATATTCATGAGATATGTGTTAAATGCTTCGTTATCTTGGCCAGAGGAAATTAGCCGGTATTTATTTATTTGGGTTGCATTTATTGGGATTAGTTATGCGGTAAAGATTGATTCTCATCTAAAAATCGATATCGTTTTAGAATTTGTCAGCCGGAAAGTACAAGTTGTCTTTGCTGTTATCCGGGACTTATCTTTCCTAATATTTAGCATTTTTATGATTGCTGGTGGTATTGATGTATACGATGCATTGGCGAGCACGATGCAAACAAGTCCAGCAATGGGTATTCCATTTAAGTTTATATATTTAGCTCTACCTGTTGGTTTTGCTTTAACAGTCTTTCGAATCATTCAGAAATACATTTCGGTCTTGAGATACAAACAACCCCTTCTCCAAAATCACAATGAAAACATTGGAGGAGGTGTGTAA